One genomic region from Pseudoduganella dura encodes:
- a CDS encoding alpha/beta hydrolase, producing the protein MNTTGITPLAGDLVLRDLEVQGAESPLPARLYLAGVPATKRDTLVVFFHGGGFVGGAVDEADDFLSRLVSEDRCQVALSAGYTLASVRPFPAAVEDAHAVLLWAKKNKAKLSWNGKRLVVAGIEAGANLAAVVSLVARDRGGPELAAQVLIMPMLDPGLSTCSMRDMPACIDKAAVADQVAGGCAAGYRAYLPNAADRTHPYASPLQSSRLKNLPAALILSAEDDPLRDEAEQYGAKLIKCGIPTTVKRLPPPPLDQPEGRSDCACSFALAEIAAFTRGIGQG; encoded by the coding sequence ATGAACACGACCGGCATCACGCCGCTGGCCGGCGATCTCGTGCTGCGCGACCTGGAAGTGCAGGGCGCAGAAAGCCCGCTGCCGGCACGCCTGTACCTGGCCGGCGTGCCGGCTACCAAGCGCGATACGCTGGTGGTGTTCTTCCATGGCGGCGGCTTTGTCGGTGGTGCGGTCGACGAGGCGGACGATTTTCTGTCGCGGCTGGTGAGCGAGGATCGCTGCCAGGTCGCGCTGTCCGCCGGTTACACGCTCGCTTCGGTGAGACCGTTTCCCGCCGCGGTCGAGGATGCGCATGCCGTGCTGCTGTGGGCGAAGAAGAACAAGGCGAAGCTGTCGTGGAACGGCAAGCGGCTCGTGGTGGCGGGCATCGAGGCGGGCGCCAATCTCGCCGCCGTGGTGTCGCTGGTCGCGCGCGACAGGGGCGGGCCGGAGCTCGCGGCGCAGGTCCTGATCATGCCGATGCTCGATCCGGGCCTGTCCACGTGCTCAATGCGCGACATGCCCGCCTGTATCGACAAGGCGGCCGTCGCCGACCAGGTGGCGGGTGGCTGCGCGGCCGGCTACCGCGCTTACCTGCCGAATGCCGCGGACCGCACGCACCCGTATGCGTCGCCGCTGCAGTCTTCCCGGCTGAAGAACCTGCCGGCGGCGCTGATCCTGTCCGCCGAGGACGATCCGTTGCGCGACGAAGCGGAACAGTATGGCGCGAAATTGATCAAGTGCGGCATTCCCACGACGGTGAAACGGCTGCCGCCGCCCCCGCTCGACCAGCCGGAAGGGCGCAGCGACTGCGCCTGTTCCTTCGCGCTGGCCGAGATCGCCGCGTTCACGCGCGGCATCGGCCAGGGTTAG
- a CDS encoding LysR family transcriptional regulator, whose translation MGLDLRLIEAFALVVRHGSLSRAEEASGISKATLSRQVLALETELGSTLLTRGPRGVVPTESGRVFHAHCESLLADLAGRIETARVQVQELDSGVTGSLTVLAESVFSTTFVCHVARLFRERYPNVAFRLDMAHRIDSPAVADVDCYVCAVPPDVPNLVGKLLGRISYGLYASPSYLQRKGIPVTPLDIARHDAIVLGEADAPPEKTMLHSDRHSQPYVPRTGVATNDHWVMKTFCLDGFGIALLPDFFVQPEVSRRFLVPVLPNWKPERTRIYCAYQQQRYKSRKLKDFVELMAAGVKDMDSYNPYVGSLPERGGLPG comes from the coding sequence ATGGGACTGGACCTGCGGCTGATCGAAGCGTTCGCGCTGGTAGTGCGCCACGGCAGCCTGTCCCGGGCGGAGGAGGCGAGCGGCATTTCGAAGGCCACGCTGAGCCGGCAGGTCCTGGCGCTGGAGACGGAGCTCGGTTCCACGCTGCTGACGCGCGGGCCGCGCGGTGTCGTGCCCACCGAGTCGGGCCGTGTCTTCCATGCGCATTGCGAAAGCCTGCTGGCCGACCTGGCCGGGCGTATCGAAACGGCGCGCGTGCAGGTGCAGGAACTCGACAGCGGCGTGACCGGATCGCTCACGGTGCTCGCCGAAAGCGTGTTCAGCACCACGTTCGTCTGCCATGTCGCACGGCTGTTCCGCGAACGGTACCCGAACGTGGCGTTCCGGCTGGACATGGCGCACCGCATCGATTCGCCGGCCGTCGCGGATGTCGACTGCTACGTGTGCGCGGTGCCGCCCGACGTGCCGAACCTGGTCGGCAAGCTGCTGGGCCGGATCAGCTACGGCCTGTACGCCAGCCCGTCGTACCTGCAACGCAAGGGCATTCCCGTCACGCCGCTCGATATCGCCCGGCACGACGCCATCGTGCTGGGCGAAGCGGACGCGCCGCCTGAAAAAACCATGCTGCACAGCGACCGGCACAGCCAGCCGTACGTGCCGCGCACCGGCGTGGCCACGAACGACCACTGGGTGATGAAGACCTTTTGCCTGGATGGCTTCGGCATCGCGCTGCTGCCGGATTTTTTCGTGCAGCCCGAAGTGTCGCGCCGGTTCCTGGTACCGGTGCTGCCGAACTGGAAGCCGGAACGCACGCGCATCTACTGCGCCTACCAGCAGCAGCGCTACAAGTCGCGCAAGCTGAAGGATTTCGTCGAACTGATGGCCGCCGGCGTCAAGGACATGGATTCGTACAACCCTTATGTGGGCTCGCTGCCGGAACGCGGCGGGCTGCCGGGCTGA
- a CDS encoding efflux RND transporter periplasmic adaptor subunit has translation MATELTLKSSALALARFLVTLAALSAAGVLAWRLWQHYEVEPWTRDGRVKADVVQVAPDVTGQVTKVLVHDNQQVKAGDVLFEIDAARFALALRQAEAAVAAQRVALDQAVKDARRNAELRELVAQEVRDQSSAKVDELRAALAQAVVGRDVAKLNLDRTRVVSAVNGTVTNLDLRAGAYVTAGHPVMALIDRDSYYIEGYFEETKLAAIGIGDPVLVTPMGASAVLHGHVESFAGGIADRDRSTSPNLLSNVNPTFNWVRLAQRIPVRVKLDALPAGTRLVAGQTVTVDVRAPAPAAVAGGPGATRS, from the coding sequence ATGGCTACTGAACTTACCCTGAAATCTTCCGCGCTGGCTCTGGCGCGCTTCCTCGTGACGCTGGCCGCCCTGTCCGCGGCCGGCGTCCTCGCGTGGCGCCTGTGGCAGCACTACGAGGTGGAGCCCTGGACCCGCGACGGGCGCGTCAAGGCCGACGTGGTGCAGGTGGCGCCGGACGTCACCGGCCAGGTCACGAAGGTGCTGGTGCACGACAACCAGCAGGTGAAGGCCGGCGACGTGCTGTTCGAGATCGATGCCGCCCGTTTCGCGCTGGCGCTGCGGCAGGCCGAGGCCGCCGTGGCGGCGCAGCGCGTGGCGCTGGACCAGGCGGTAAAGGATGCGCGCCGCAACGCCGAACTGCGCGAGCTGGTCGCGCAGGAAGTGCGCGACCAGTCGTCGGCGAAGGTCGACGAGCTGCGCGCCGCGCTGGCGCAGGCGGTCGTCGGCCGCGACGTGGCGAAGCTGAACCTGGATCGCACCCGCGTGGTGTCGGCCGTCAACGGCACCGTCACGAACCTGGACCTGCGCGCCGGCGCCTATGTGACGGCCGGCCACCCGGTGATGGCCCTGATCGACCGCGATTCGTACTATATCGAAGGCTACTTCGAGGAGACCAAGCTGGCCGCGATCGGCATCGGCGACCCGGTGCTGGTCACGCCGATGGGCGCCTCGGCGGTGCTGCATGGCCACGTGGAGAGCTTTGCCGGCGGCATTGCCGACCGCGACCGCAGCACATCGCCGAACCTGCTGTCGAACGTGAACCCCACGTTCAACTGGGTGCGGCTGGCGCAGCGCATTCCCGTGCGCGTGAAACTCGATGCGCTGCCGGCCGGCACGCGCCTGGTGGCCGGCCAGACGGTAACGGTGGACGTGCGCGCTCCTGCCCCGGCCGCGGTGGCCGGTGGCCCCGGCGCCACCCGTTCGTGA
- a CDS encoding PEP-CTERM sorting domain-containing protein produces MKTSARFVLAAAAFVCGLTAPGAHAAGNFWDLGYGITVSGSSADGSVIGAYVQNGSYYMWTAATGVTSIGGTWHGGVASVSADGSRISGSAYGSDGLSYAGYYSVGTGQWTTLGGIGGSSDASASSSWNISGDGKTVVGLGWVNGGTAHATASTSAGAMSDLGSLGGSSRANGVSYDGSVIAGWVEQPDGQWTGAYWKNGTLHNMVDDQGNALQEAGAVSADGNWIVGQGHFGQTWRYNTGTQQTEWLGDLDAMGDFQGATGISADGHIIVGYDRGFGPAVYGQGTIWIEGQGMLNFTDYITSQGVDLGGRTLALPLGVSADGRTFYGMDSAGSGFVVTVSPVPEPATYAMMALGLVGLAARRRLCGGKK; encoded by the coding sequence ATGAAGACTTCAGCTCGTTTTGTTCTCGCGGCAGCTGCTTTTGTTTGTGGCTTGACCGCGCCTGGCGCTCACGCAGCAGGGAATTTCTGGGATCTTGGTTACGGCATCACGGTTTCGGGTTCTTCGGCTGACGGCAGCGTGATTGGCGCTTATGTTCAAAACGGGTCGTATTACATGTGGACCGCCGCCACCGGCGTTACGTCCATTGGGGGGACATGGCATGGTGGCGTGGCCAGCGTGTCGGCTGACGGATCGCGCATATCCGGCTCGGCCTACGGAAGCGACGGCCTGAGCTACGCCGGCTATTACTCGGTCGGCACTGGCCAGTGGACGACACTGGGCGGCATCGGCGGCAGCTCGGATGCCTCGGCCAGCTCCAGCTGGAACATCTCCGGCGATGGGAAGACCGTGGTTGGCCTGGGGTGGGTCAATGGAGGCACTGCCCATGCAACTGCCTCCACTTCGGCCGGCGCCATGAGCGACCTTGGCTCGCTCGGGGGATCGTCACGTGCCAACGGCGTGTCGTACGATGGCAGCGTCATCGCTGGATGGGTCGAGCAGCCAGACGGGCAATGGACCGGTGCCTACTGGAAGAACGGCACGTTGCATAACATGGTGGATGACCAGGGCAATGCGCTACAGGAGGCGGGTGCGGTATCGGCCGACGGCAACTGGATTGTCGGGCAGGGTCACTTCGGCCAGACCTGGCGATACAACACCGGCACCCAGCAGACGGAGTGGCTGGGTGACCTGGACGCGATGGGAGACTTTCAGGGGGCAACCGGCATCTCGGCGGATGGTCACATTATCGTTGGCTACGACCGTGGTTTCGGCCCCGCTGTCTATGGCCAGGGCACCATCTGGATCGAAGGTCAAGGCATGCTCAATTTTACCGATTACATCACGAGTCAAGGGGTAGACCTTGGCGGTCGTACCCTGGCATTGCCTCTCGGCGTTTCGGCCGACGGAAGAACATTCTATGGCATGGACAGTGCCGGCAGCGGCTTTGTCGTTACCGTGTCACCGGTTCCCGAACCAGCCACTTACGCCATGATGGCCTTGGGACTGGTGGGGCTGGCAGCACGTCGACGTCTGTGCGGTGGCAAGAAATGA
- a CDS encoding sensor histidine kinase, producing the protein MTDQHQLFAFTLNGGATGARIRDRDWSGHPLGPLPQWPAALRTTLGIMLGSSFPTFVTWGDGYHLFHNDAYVPMLGKKAGGALGLPYPEIWSEVWNDLGPYAARVMAGESFFFENYATTLYRGDEPEAAWFTFSFSPVRDEAGTVRGLMCTVIEVTDKVLALARHKEAEERLALSLEASGNIGIWSFDLETAATYVDERFARMFQVDAAIARSGTELARFTDMIHGEDRARVLAAIDNAILTETLYDIEYRIPQRSGLDAWVNARGKVFADPGTGRRKFAGIAVDITDHKLAEERRIASERAAAEASMRAAESETRFRLMADDIPQIVWAADGAGVNDYVNTRWFEYTGEPGPRRPDWDWRPAIHPDDLPLLENAWLASIASGQRFEIEHRLRHHSGQFRWVLNRAVPSIDAHGQATRWLGTLTDIHDKKAGEDELRMQSRRKDEFLAMLAHELRNPLAPISTAAHMLALGRFDARQVQTTSEVIVRQVRHMTSLVDDLLDVSRVTRGLVELELDAVDIPTVLASAVEQVRPLLDARGHALALDVPDTLPPVTGDRVRLVQIVTNLLNNAAKYTPPGGAIAVAVSAAAGKVVVEVRDNGVGIAADVLPHVFELFTQAERTPDRSQGGLGIGLALVQSLVQLHGGTVSACSGGLGQGSTFTVTLPAGRGGCHTGRPRQGDEL; encoded by the coding sequence GTGACAGACCAGCACCAGCTTTTCGCCTTTACCCTCAACGGCGGCGCCACCGGGGCGCGGATACGTGACCGCGACTGGTCCGGCCATCCGCTCGGCCCGCTGCCGCAATGGCCGGCGGCGCTGCGCACCACGCTGGGCATCATGCTCGGCTCCTCGTTCCCCACGTTCGTCACCTGGGGCGATGGCTACCACCTGTTCCATAACGATGCCTACGTGCCGATGCTCGGCAAGAAGGCCGGCGGCGCGCTGGGCCTGCCGTACCCGGAGATATGGAGCGAGGTGTGGAACGACCTGGGCCCCTACGCGGCGCGGGTGATGGCCGGCGAATCGTTCTTCTTCGAGAACTATGCCACCACGCTGTATCGCGGCGACGAACCGGAAGCGGCCTGGTTCACGTTCTCGTTCAGCCCCGTGCGGGACGAGGCGGGCACCGTGCGCGGCCTGATGTGCACCGTGATCGAGGTGACCGACAAGGTGCTGGCGCTGGCGCGGCACAAGGAAGCGGAGGAACGGCTGGCATTGTCGCTGGAGGCGTCCGGCAATATCGGCATCTGGTCGTTCGACCTGGAAACGGCGGCCACGTATGTGGACGAGCGCTTCGCGCGCATGTTCCAGGTCGATGCCGCCATTGCCCGCTCGGGCACGGAGCTGGCGCGTTTCACCGACATGATTCATGGAGAAGACCGCGCCCGCGTGCTGGCGGCGATCGATAACGCGATCCTCACCGAAACGCTGTACGACATCGAATACCGCATTCCACAGCGCTCCGGGCTCGATGCGTGGGTCAATGCGCGCGGCAAGGTATTCGCCGATCCCGGGACCGGACGCCGCAAGTTCGCCGGCATCGCCGTCGACATCACGGACCACAAGCTGGCGGAGGAACGGCGCATCGCCAGCGAACGCGCCGCGGCCGAGGCCTCGATGAGGGCGGCCGAGAGCGAGACGCGGTTCAGGCTGATGGCCGACGACATTCCGCAGATCGTCTGGGCCGCGGACGGTGCCGGTGTCAACGACTACGTCAATACCCGGTGGTTCGAATACACGGGCGAACCGGGACCACGCCGGCCGGACTGGGACTGGCGCCCTGCGATCCACCCGGACGACCTGCCGTTGCTGGAGAACGCCTGGCTGGCCAGCATCGCCAGCGGCCAGCGCTTCGAGATCGAACACCGGCTGCGGCACCATTCCGGCCAGTTCCGCTGGGTGCTGAACCGCGCGGTGCCGTCCATCGATGCGCATGGGCAGGCCACCCGGTGGCTGGGCACCCTGACCGATATCCATGACAAGAAGGCCGGCGAGGACGAGCTGCGCATGCAGTCGCGCCGCAAGGACGAATTCCTGGCGATGCTCGCGCACGAGCTGCGCAACCCGCTGGCGCCGATCAGCACGGCCGCGCACATGCTGGCGCTGGGCCGCTTCGATGCGCGGCAGGTGCAGACGACGAGCGAGGTGATCGTGCGGCAGGTGCGGCACATGACCAGCCTTGTCGACGACCTGCTCGATGTGTCGCGCGTCACGCGCGGGCTGGTGGAGCTGGAGCTGGACGCGGTCGACATCCCGACGGTGCTGGCCAGCGCCGTCGAGCAGGTGCGCCCGCTGCTCGACGCGCGCGGCCATGCACTGGCGCTGGACGTGCCGGATACGCTGCCGCCCGTCACCGGCGACCGCGTGCGCCTCGTGCAGATCGTCACGAACCTGTTGAACAATGCGGCCAAGTACACGCCGCCGGGCGGTGCGATCGCCGTGGCGGTGTCCGCGGCGGCGGGCAAGGTCGTCGTCGAGGTGCGCGACAACGGTGTCGGCATCGCCGCCGACGTGCTGCCGCACGTATTCGAACTGTTCACGCAGGCCGAGCGCACGCCGGACCGTTCGCAGGGCGGCCTGGGCATCGGGCTGGCGCTCGTGCAAAGCCTGGTGCAGCTGCATGGCGGCACGGTGTCGGCATGCAGTGGCGGGCTGGGGCAGGGCAGTACCTTCACGGTGACGCTGCCGGCGGGCCGCGGCGGCTGCCACACGGGCCGGCCACGGCAAGGCGACGAATTGTGA
- a CDS encoding DUF1656 domain-containing protein, translating into MIAEISLHGLYVPTLLLLAMAALACTRVLGKLLLRLGFYRLVWHPALFEFALFGILLGSFSILVNRYGY; encoded by the coding sequence ATGATCGCCGAAATCAGCCTGCACGGCCTGTACGTGCCCACCCTGCTGCTGCTGGCGATGGCCGCGCTGGCCTGCACCCGCGTGCTCGGCAAGCTGCTGCTGCGGCTGGGCTTCTACCGCCTGGTATGGCACCCCGCCCTGTTCGAATTCGCGCTGTTCGGCATCCTGCTGGGCAGCTTCTCCATCCTGGTGAACCGTTATGGCTACTGA
- a CDS encoding insulinase family protein: MPTFEKRHSHAIPSLRSTIEVYVEPLSGAQHIHVANEHSELAFLVAFPTVPDTSDGRAHILEHLSLAGSKRYPVRDPFFAMMRRSTAPFMNAMTYADRTVYPYASTDRNDFFNLLDVYLDATFFPRLDYLNFLQEGWRHTLADGQLGYQGVVFNEMKGAFSDPMRAMYGGITAALLRGTTYEFVSGGDPLAIPDLTHRMLKDFHATHYHPSQAVFMTAGPIAATEIQERIAQRVLAEIPGVLPRLQPELADVATPRTAVIRVPAQAGRDDDFGFQLAWVTGESADAAVHYETRLLQAGLLGDASAPLARAMETAGFGRPSRLNGMDPGARQMLFHLGMAGLREEQADSARQLLWQALERTAEEGVPHAMLRAALRDIRFGQRDTSSGGMPNVLQRMLQAVPVVMRGGDVHGAFDSDKALGVLEERIADPAYFRNLVRAMLDNPARLEAAIVPDPGYFDARAALEKERLAGRQAALTEAERARIVADSAALDEQQRRRGDTSVLPRIHPSEVSRVTRTLPVVPAAPGGAFLFPVASNGISQARVQYDISALPPADWPWLQLYCELRQGLGVDGRDYQAASAWRKERVPVFAIGLQPSLGAGKPLALELQFLASGLEEDHAGIAEVLTAYVGSPRFDEYERIGFLAARLARSRLTNLAQAGNRYAALAAEAPLSALRRFEDAVGGATALPFTGEIERLAGTGEGRAVLAARLAQVHAALLGCPVSVLCAGSSGELAALAGAIVLPAPAAAAARSPAAPDDAAPLPDTSLAAPLARPLATPLANAALHAPGQVNHCSAAWAVPGPTHPDAAALSVAAQLMTNQLLHTAIREQGGAYGGHASNSPHAGIFSLASYRDPRLAATYADFAAAIEAMATRDFDTEQLEEAIIGVIKGLDRPLSPFDAVGVAWTEHRRGMDAATRQRFRERVLDCTLAEVRAAVDTWLRTAPASRAAFAGNLAQDLDGLVPVDLAQLAGAVGVAA, encoded by the coding sequence ATGCCCACATTCGAAAAACGCCATTCCCACGCCATCCCGTCGCTGCGCTCGACCATCGAGGTCTATGTCGAACCGCTGTCGGGCGCACAGCACATCCACGTCGCCAACGAACACAGCGAACTGGCGTTCCTGGTGGCGTTCCCGACCGTGCCCGACACCAGCGACGGCCGCGCGCATATCCTCGAACACCTGTCGCTGGCGGGCTCGAAGCGCTACCCGGTGCGCGACCCGTTCTTCGCGATGATGCGCCGCTCCACGGCGCCGTTCATGAACGCGATGACGTATGCCGACCGCACCGTGTACCCGTATGCCAGCACGGACCGGAACGATTTCTTCAACCTGCTCGACGTGTACCTCGATGCCACGTTCTTTCCCCGGCTCGACTACCTGAACTTCCTGCAGGAAGGCTGGCGGCATACGCTGGCCGACGGGCAGCTGGGCTACCAGGGCGTGGTGTTCAATGAAATGAAGGGCGCGTTCAGCGACCCGATGCGGGCGATGTATGGCGGCATCACCGCGGCCCTGCTGCGCGGCACGACGTACGAATTCGTCTCCGGCGGCGATCCGCTGGCCATTCCCGACCTGACGCACCGGATGCTGAAGGATTTCCACGCCACGCATTACCACCCTTCGCAGGCGGTCTTCATGACGGCGGGACCGATCGCCGCCACGGAAATCCAGGAGCGCATCGCGCAGCGCGTGCTGGCGGAGATTCCCGGCGTGCTGCCGCGCCTGCAGCCGGAACTGGCCGATGTGGCGACGCCGCGCACGGCCGTCATCCGCGTACCGGCCCAGGCCGGGCGCGACGACGACTTCGGCTTCCAGCTGGCCTGGGTGACGGGCGAATCGGCCGACGCGGCGGTGCACTATGAAACACGGCTGCTGCAGGCGGGCCTGCTGGGCGATGCGTCGGCACCGCTGGCGCGGGCCATGGAAACGGCGGGCTTCGGCCGCCCTTCCCGCCTGAACGGCATGGATCCCGGCGCACGCCAGATGCTGTTCCACCTCGGCATGGCCGGCCTGCGCGAAGAGCAGGCCGACAGTGCCCGGCAGCTGCTATGGCAGGCACTGGAACGCACGGCGGAGGAAGGCGTGCCGCACGCGATGCTGCGCGCCGCCCTGCGGGACATCCGCTTCGGCCAGCGCGACACGTCGTCCGGCGGCATGCCGAACGTGTTGCAGCGCATGCTGCAGGCGGTTCCCGTCGTCATGCGCGGCGGCGACGTGCACGGCGCGTTCGACAGCGACAAGGCGCTGGGCGTGCTCGAAGAGCGGATCGCCGACCCCGCGTATTTCAGGAACCTGGTGCGCGCGATGCTGGACAACCCGGCGCGGCTGGAAGCGGCGATCGTTCCCGACCCCGGCTATTTCGACGCGCGCGCGGCGCTGGAAAAGGAGCGGCTCGCCGGGCGGCAGGCGGCACTGACCGAAGCGGAGCGCGCCCGCATCGTGGCCGACAGCGCGGCGCTCGACGAACAGCAGCGCCGGCGCGGCGACACGTCGGTGCTGCCGCGCATCCATCCTTCCGAGGTGAGCCGCGTCACGCGCACCCTGCCGGTCGTGCCGGCGGCGCCGGGCGGCGCCTTCCTGTTCCCGGTCGCCTCGAACGGGATTTCGCAGGCACGCGTGCAATACGATATTTCCGCGCTGCCGCCGGCCGACTGGCCATGGCTGCAGCTCTACTGCGAACTGCGCCAGGGCCTCGGGGTGGACGGACGCGATTACCAGGCCGCCAGCGCATGGCGCAAGGAGCGCGTTCCCGTGTTCGCCATCGGCCTGCAGCCGAGCCTCGGCGCAGGCAAGCCGCTCGCGCTGGAATTGCAGTTCCTCGCCAGCGGCCTGGAAGAAGATCATGCCGGCATCGCCGAAGTGCTGACGGCTTACGTGGGCAGCCCGCGCTTCGACGAGTACGAACGCATCGGCTTCCTGGCCGCGCGGCTGGCGCGCAGCAGGCTGACCAACCTGGCGCAGGCCGGCAACCGCTACGCCGCGCTGGCCGCCGAAGCGCCGCTGTCGGCGCTGCGGCGCTTCGAGGATGCCGTGGGCGGCGCCACCGCCCTGCCGTTCACCGGCGAGATCGAACGGCTGGCCGGCACCGGCGAAGGCCGCGCGGTGCTTGCCGCGCGGCTGGCGCAGGTGCATGCCGCGCTGCTCGGCTGCCCGGTATCGGTATTGTGCGCCGGCAGCAGCGGCGAACTCGCCGCGCTGGCCGGCGCGATCGTCCTGCCGGCGCCGGCCGCCGCGGCGGCCCGCTCGCCCGCCGCACCCGATGACGCGGCGCCATTGCCCGACACATCACTCGCCGCGCCGCTTGCCAGGCCGCTTGCCACGCCGCTTGCCAATGCTGCGCTGCATGCACCGGGCCAGGTCAACCATTGCAGCGCCGCGTGGGCCGTGCCCGGGCCGACGCACCCGGACGCCGCGGCACTGTCCGTCGCGGCGCAACTGATGACGAACCAGCTGCTCCATACCGCCATCCGCGAACAGGGCGGCGCGTATGGCGGCCATGCGAGCAACTCCCCGCATGCCGGCATCTTCAGCCTGGCGTCATACCGCGATCCACGCCTGGCCGCCACCTACGCCGACTTCGCGGCGGCCATCGAAGCGATGGCGACCCGCGACTTCGATACCGAGCAGCTGGAGGAAGCCATCATCGGCGTGATCAAGGGCCTGGACCGCCCGCTGTCGCCGTTCGACGCGGTGGGGGTGGCATGGACCGAGCACCGGCGCGGCATGGATGCTGCGACTCGGCAGCGCTTCCGCGAGCGCGTACTGGACTGCACGCTGGCCGAAGTTCGCGCCGCCGTGGACACGTGGTTGCGCACCGCGCCGGCCAGCCGTGCGGCCTTTGCCGGCAACCTCGCACAGGACCTCGATGGACTGGTGCCGGTGGACCTGGCGCAGCTGGCCGGCGCGGTGGGAGTGGCGGCCTGA
- a CDS encoding efflux transporter outer membrane subunit, which produces MRNLIRFPLFASLAVLTACGTVGPDYRLPEQAAIGRPAAAAPFVSAAGADAALFRSEPLPPDWWRLYKEPALDALVTKAFAANTDLRVAAANLARARAVQQEVAGAADPVVAASGGPAYGRASAAAKGLPTALADGYSHDAGIGVSYQLDLFGKIRRGVEAAGADREAAEAALDLARVTVAADTARAYVDACGARHQLGVVRRSVDLQQRFVDLTARRIRAGRGTALDDSRARAQLEQLRAAIPPLLAQTRTAQFRLAALTGRAPADMPEGEIACGAAPRLAQAIPVGDGARLLRRRPDVRGAERSLAGATARIGVAVADLYPSVSLGLSAGSTGALDRFGSGNAFRWSLGPLISWTLPTSAGRARVAEAEAGGAAALARFDGVVLNALRETETAMTAYARELDRNAALRAARDQSALAAGQSHRLYQAGKIDFLSVLDADRTLASGEGALAVSDAQVAADQVALFLALGGGWE; this is translated from the coding sequence ATGCGCAACCTGATCCGATTTCCCCTGTTTGCGTCGCTGGCCGTGCTGACGGCCTGCGGCACCGTGGGGCCCGACTACCGGCTGCCGGAACAGGCGGCCATCGGGCGCCCGGCCGCCGCCGCGCCGTTCGTCAGCGCCGCCGGCGCGGACGCGGCACTGTTCCGCAGCGAGCCGCTGCCGCCGGACTGGTGGCGGCTGTACAAGGAGCCGGCGCTCGACGCGCTGGTGACGAAGGCATTCGCCGCCAACACCGACCTGCGCGTGGCCGCCGCCAACCTGGCGCGCGCCCGCGCGGTGCAGCAGGAAGTCGCCGGCGCGGCCGATCCCGTTGTCGCTGCTTCCGGCGGACCGGCCTATGGCCGCGCTTCGGCGGCGGCCAAGGGGCTGCCCACGGCGCTGGCCGATGGCTACAGCCATGACGCCGGCATCGGCGTGTCGTACCAGCTCGACCTGTTCGGCAAGATCCGGCGCGGCGTCGAGGCGGCCGGCGCCGATCGCGAGGCCGCCGAAGCGGCGCTGGACCTGGCGCGCGTGACCGTGGCGGCCGACACCGCACGGGCGTACGTGGACGCCTGCGGCGCCCGCCACCAGCTCGGCGTGGTGCGCCGGTCCGTCGACCTCCAGCAGCGCTTCGTGGACTTGACGGCCAGGCGCATCCGCGCCGGCCGCGGCACCGCGCTCGACGACTCGCGCGCCCGTGCCCAGCTCGAACAGTTGCGCGCGGCGATCCCGCCGCTGCTGGCGCAAACCCGCACCGCGCAATTCCGGCTGGCCGCGCTGACCGGCCGCGCGCCGGCCGACATGCCCGAGGGCGAGATCGCCTGCGGCGCCGCGCCCCGGCTGGCACAGGCCATCCCGGTCGGCGACGGCGCCCGGCTGCTGCGCCGCCGGCCGGACGTGCGCGGCGCCGAACGCAGCCTGGCCGGCGCCACCGCGCGTATCGGCGTTGCCGTCGCCGACCTGTATCCCAGCGTGAGCCTGGGCCTGTCGGCCGGCAGCACCGGCGCGCTGGACCGCTTCGGCTCAGGCAACGCCTTCCGGTGGAGCCTGGGCCCGCTGATCTCGTGGACGCTGCCCACCAGCGCCGGCCGTGCCCGCGTGGCCGAAGCGGAGGCCGGCGGCGCGGCCGCGCTGGCGCGCTTCGACGGCGTCGTGCTCAATGCGCTGCGCGAAACGGAAACGGCGATGACGGCCTATGCCCGTGAACTGGACCGCAACGCCGCGCTGCGCGCCGCGCGCGATCAAAGCGCGCTGGCGGCCGGCCAGTCGCACCGCCTGTACCAGGCCGGCAAGATCGATTTCCTGTCGGTGCTCGATGCCGACCGCACGCTGGCTTCCGGCGAAGGCGCGCTCGCCGTCTCGGATGCGCAGGTGGCGGCCGACCAGGTCGCGCTGTTCCTGGCCCTCGGCGGCGGGTGGGAGTGA